A single region of the Zonotrichia albicollis isolate bZonAlb1 chromosome 16, bZonAlb1.hap1, whole genome shotgun sequence genome encodes:
- the MEIOB gene encoding meiosis-specific with OB domain-containing protein produces the protein MAHSRSARDFVALSDLHPNLARPNVIGLVIGKTDVRSFPDRKNIGTERYTFSFTIRDSPTYFINVQSWGREEYIRSLSESFRVGDCVTIENPLIQSKEAEREEKFNPVTPSGYKLLLSENHSVVKTSCCYDTDTRLLALLHLPVKDPQDYYSLGDIVANGQSLHGRVLNVLAAVMAVGEPKYFMTSDKRKGQRCEVKLYDETERSFPIVCWDNESIQLAQSWIPQETVIFASDVRINFDKFRNCMTATVISKTIITTNPETAEANVLFSFIKESAQAGALPSPMKELPNETINLETVVDVYTVEQLKEKALQSDGKLEPVHGIIYGYISTLDIDESVSRVLRNRCSVCRFIVNEGSNSCTFCTDVSAEAKPTFASFDILVDVSDHTGTLHSCCLADTVAEDTLGCTVTEFLMLEDDQRTALKWQLLLERSKIYFKVTSSPNWRTGLKVNLLSCKLADPIEASQSFLARDWNYL, from the exons ATGGCTCATTCTCGTTCAGCACGGGACTTTGTTGCACTTTCAGATCTGCATCCAAACCTTGCTCGTCCT aatgtAATCGGGCTGGTTATTGGGAAAACAGATGTCAGAAGCTTTCCAGACCGAAAAA ACATTGGCACTGAGAGATACACCTTCAGTTTCACCATTCGTGATTCCCCAACTTATTTCATTAATGTCCAGTCCTGGGGCAGAGAAGAGTACATCAGATCCCTCTCAGAAAGCTTCAGGGTTGGTGACTGTG ttacaATTGAAAATCCATTAATTCAGTCAAAGGaagcagaaagagaagaaaaattcaaCCCTGTAACTCCTAG TGGCTACAAATTATTGCTCAGTGAAAATCACTCTGTGGTTAAAACCTCCTGCTGCTACGACACCGACAccaggctgctggccctgctgcaccTGCCTGTCAAGGACCCTCAGGATTATTATTCCCTGGGGGACATCGTGGCCAATGGACAGAGCCTGCATGGGAGAGTCCTCAACGTGCTGGCAGCTGTCATGGCA GTTGGGGAGCCAAAGTATTTCATGACTTCAGACAAAAGGAAAGGCCAGAGGTGTGAAGTAAAGCTGTATGATGAAACAGAGAGGTCTTTCCCGATAGTGTG CTGGGATAACGAATCCATCCAGCTGGCACAGAGTTGGATCCCCCAAGAAACAG TTATATTTGCATCAGATGTGAGAATCAATTTTGACAAATTTAGGAACTGCATGACTGCAACTGTGATATCCAAAACCATCATTACAACTAACCCAG AAACAGCAGAAGCAAATGTTCTCTTCAGCTTCATCAAAGAGAGTGCCCAGGCaggagctctgcccagccccatgaAGGAGCTGCCAAATGAAACCATTAACT TGGAGACTGTAGTGGATGTCTACACAGTGGAACAGCTGAAAGAAAAAGCTCTGCAGAGTGATGGGAAGCTGGAGCCTGtccatggaattatttatgGCTACATTTCCACCCTGGACATCGACGAGAGCGTGTCCAGAGTCCTGCGCAACAGATG CTCAGTGTGCCGGTTCATCGTCAATGAGGGCTCAAACTCCTGCACCTTCTGCACCGACGTCTCTGCAGAGGCCAAGCCCACCTTTGCCAGCTTTGACATCCTGGTGGATGTGTCAGATCACACCGGCACCCTGcactcctgctgcctggctgacACTGTGGCTGAGGacaccctgggctgcaca GTCACTGAATTCCTCATGCTGGAAGATGACCAGAGGACTGCACTGAAATGGCAACTCCTCTTGGAACGAAGCAAGATTTACTTCAAA GTTACTTCATCACCCAATTGGAGAACTGGATTAAAAGTGAATCTTCTTTCCTGCAAACTGGCAGATCCCATAGAGGCCAGTCAGAGCTTTTTGGCAAGAGACTGGAATTATTTATAA
- the FAHD1 gene encoding oxaloacetate tautomerase FAHD1, mitochondrial, protein MAGSKPLSRFWEWGRNIVCVGRNYAEHAKEMGSALPAEPLFFLKPSSAYVREGSPIVRPYYCRNLHHEVELGVLIGRRAQAVPQERAMEHVAGYALCLDMTARDTQEQCKQKGLPWTLAKGFGSSCPVSDFVPKEKIPDPHKLQIWLKVNGKLRQEGDTSSMIFSIPYLISYISHIFTLEEGDLILTGSPKGVGAVEANDEIEAGIRDVLSMRFKVVQGTEPQSPKGV, encoded by the coding sequence ATGGCCGGCTCCAAACCGCTGTCCCGCTTCTGGGAGTGGGGCAGGAACATCGTGTGCGTGGGGCGCAACTACGCGGAGCACGCCAAGGAGATGGGCAGCGCCCTGCCCGCAGAGCCGCTCTTCTTCCTCAAGCCCTCCTCGGCCTACGTGCGGGAAGGGTCCCCGATCGTGCGGCCCTACTACTGCCGGAACCTGCACCACGAGGTGGAGCTGGGCGTGCTCATCGGCCGCAGGGCGCAGGCCGTGCCGCAGGAGCGGGCCATGGAGCACGTGGCGGGCTATGCCCTGTGCCTGGACATGACCGCCCGCGACACCCAGGAGCAGTGCAAGCAGAAGGGGCTGCCCTGGACCTTGGCCAAAGGCTTCGGCTCCTCCTGCCCCGTCAGTGACTTCGTGCCCAAGGAGAAGATCCCAGACCCGCACAAGCTGCAGATCTGGCTGAAGGTGAACGGGAAGCTGAGGCAGGAGGGGGACACCTCGTCCATGATCTTCTCCATCCCTTACCTGATCAGCTACATCAGCCACATATTCACCTTGGAAGAAGGGGACTTGATTCTCACGGGGTCTCCCAAAGGAGTGGGGGCCGTGGAGGCCAACGATGAGATCGAGGCGGGGATCAGGGACGTGCTGTCCATGAGGTTCAAGGTGGTGCAGGGCACGGAACCCCAGAGCCCAAAAGGTGTTTGA
- the HAGH gene encoding hydroxyacylglutathione hydrolase, mitochondrial, with amino-acid sequence MLRGGWRGLGTALAAGAVLGAVLRAGAAQLRAGFLHTEHELREPKAVSQADMKVEILPALTDNYMYLLIDQDTREAAIVDPVQPQKVLDAVKKHGVRLTTVLTTHHHWDHAGGNEKLVKMEPGLYVYGGDSRVGALTHRVSHLTSLKVGSLSVKCLSTPCHTSGHICYYVTKPNSSEPPAVFTGDTLFVAGCGKFFEGTPEEMYRALIEILGSLDPRTRVYCGHEYTINNLKFARHVEPRNPNIHEKLAWAKAKYDSGEPTIPSTIAEEFTYNPFMRVREKSVQEHAGDSDPVRVMGAIRKEKDNFRVPRD; translated from the exons ATGCTCCGCGGGGGCTGGCGGGGCCTCGGCACCGCCCTGGCAGCCGGGGCCGTCCTCGGGGCCGTTCTCCGAGCCG GTGCAGCACAGCTGCGAGCTGGATTCCTGCACACCGAGCACGAGCTGAGGGAGCCCAAGGCAGTGAGCCAGGCCGACATGAAGGTGGAAATCCTGCCCGCCCTCACTGACAACTACATGTACCTGCTCATCGACCAGGACACCAGGGAGGCTGCCATCGTGGACCCCGTGCAGCCCCAGAAG GTTTTGGATGCAGTCAAGAAGCATGGAGTGAGGCTGACCACTGTCCTGACCACCCACCATCACTG GGACCATGCAGGAGGCAATGAGAAGCTGGTGAAGATGGAGCCAGGGCTGTATGTGTatggaggggacagcagggtggggGCCCTGACCCACAGAGTGTCCCACCTGACATCTCTCAAG GTGGGATCTCTGAGTGTGAAATGCCTCAGTACGCCGTGTCACACCTCGGGACACATCTGTTATTATGTGACTAAGCCAAATAGCTCCGAGCCACCTGCAGTTTTTACAG GTGACACCCTGTTCGTGGCTGGCTGCGGGAAGTTCTTCGAGGGCACCCCAGAGGAGATGTACAGGGCACTGATTGAGATTCTGGGCAGCCTGGACCCCAGAACG AGGGTTTACTGTGGCCACGAGTACACCATCAACAACCTCAAGTTTGCCCGGCACGTGGAGCCCAGGAACCCCAACATCCATGAGAAGCTGGCCTGGGCCAAg GCCAAGTACGACAGTGGAGAGCCCACCATCCCCTCCACCATCGCTGAGGAGTTCACCTACAACCCCTTCATGAGAGTGAG ggagaaGTCAGTCCAGGAGCACGCTGGGGACAGCGACCCTGTGCGGGTCATGGGCGCCATCAGGAAAGAGAAGGACAACTTCAGAGTGCCCAGGGACTGA